One stretch of Oceanimonas pelagia DNA includes these proteins:
- the phoB gene encoding phosphate regulon transcriptional regulator PhoB, which translates to MTRKILVVEDEAPIREMLCFVLEQKGFATQEAEDYDQALEMIKEPYPELILLDWMLPGGSGIQLIKHLKQDELTRQIPVIMLTARAEEEDKIKGLDVGADDYITKPFSPKELTSRLKAVLRRVAPTSVEDVIEVQGLRLDPLSHRVSADNQQLDMGPTEFKLLHFFMTHPERVYSREQLLNNVWGTNVFVEDRTVDVHIRRLRKAISPAGHDKLIQTVRGAGYRFSVRL; encoded by the coding sequence ATGACACGGAAAATACTGGTGGTTGAAGACGAGGCACCCATTCGGGAAATGCTGTGTTTCGTACTGGAGCAAAAGGGCTTCGCAACCCAGGAGGCCGAAGACTACGACCAGGCGCTGGAGATGATCAAGGAGCCTTACCCCGAGCTGATCCTGCTCGACTGGATGCTGCCCGGCGGCAGTGGCATTCAGCTGATCAAGCACCTCAAGCAGGATGAACTCACCCGCCAGATCCCGGTGATCATGCTCACCGCCCGGGCCGAGGAGGAAGACAAGATCAAGGGCCTGGACGTGGGCGCCGATGACTACATTACCAAGCCGTTTTCTCCCAAGGAGCTGACCTCCCGCCTCAAGGCGGTGCTGCGCCGGGTGGCCCCCACCTCGGTGGAAGACGTGATCGAGGTGCAGGGCCTGCGCCTGGATCCGCTCAGCCACAGGGTCAGCGCCGACAACCAGCAGCTCGACATGGGACCCACCGAGTTCAAGTTGCTGCATTTCTTTATGACCCATCCGGAGCGGGTATACAGTCGCGAGCAGTTGCTGAATAATGTGTGGGGCACCAATGTGTTTGTGGAAGATCGCACCGTGGATGTGCACATTCGCCGGCTGCGCAAGGCCATTTCGCCAGCCGGACACGACAAGCTGATACAGACGGTGCGGGGTGCCGGCTACCGTTTTTCCGTTCGCCTATGA
- a CDS encoding N-acetyltransferase codes for MIRQARPEDTDAILDVWLLASLQAHDFVPAAYWWQQQEQMRARYLPSAEVWVCERDGEIQGFIALAEDYLAALFVRPDCQQKGIGKALMATAKRRRRYLSLRVYCENDIAVNFYRQHGFAITAESVDPGTGQPQLCMGFGGA; via the coding sequence ATGATACGACAGGCCAGGCCGGAAGATACCGACGCCATTCTGGACGTCTGGCTGCTTGCGTCGCTGCAGGCCCACGATTTTGTGCCCGCCGCCTACTGGTGGCAGCAGCAGGAACAAATGCGGGCCCGTTACCTGCCCTCGGCGGAGGTGTGGGTATGCGAGCGGGACGGGGAAATACAGGGCTTTATCGCCCTGGCGGAAGACTACCTGGCGGCGCTGTTTGTGCGCCCCGACTGCCAGCAAAAGGGCATTGGCAAGGCACTGATGGCCACCGCCAAGCGCCGGCGCCGGTATTTGTCGCTCAGGGTGTATTGCGAAAATGACATTGCGGTGAACTTTTATCGCCAGCACGGTTTTGCCATTACCGCCGAAAGCGTGGACCCGGGCACCGGCCAGCCTCAGCTGTGCATGGGGTTTGGCGGCGCCTGA
- the rdgC gene encoding recombination-associated protein RdgC: protein MWFKNLQVYRFTRPFELSLEELEKQLETMTFSPCGSQEQARFGWISPLGKQGQALTHSAGSQILLCAKKEEKMLPGSVVNDEVAEKVESLETEQGRALKKKEKDAIKEEVIVSLLPRAFSRYQQTWAWINPDDGFIAVDASSAKRAEDLLALLRKCIGSLPVVPLAMTTPPELTLTDWLKEGAAPAGFALEDEAELRSALEHGGIIRAKQQDLLSDEIRAHLDADKLVTKLALNWSDTISFILGDDMSIKRLKFSEELREQNDDVTSEDPAARFDADFALVTGELSRFIPELIEAMGGEESR from the coding sequence ATGTGGTTTAAGAATCTGCAAGTTTACCGTTTTACCCGCCCCTTTGAGCTCAGCCTGGAAGAGCTGGAAAAACAGCTTGAAACCATGACCTTCAGCCCCTGCGGCAGCCAGGAGCAGGCCAGGTTCGGCTGGATTTCCCCCCTGGGCAAACAGGGCCAGGCCCTGACCCACAGCGCCGGCAGCCAGATTTTGCTGTGCGCCAAAAAGGAAGAAAAAATGCTGCCGGGCTCGGTGGTCAACGATGAAGTGGCCGAAAAGGTGGAAAGCCTGGAAACCGAACAGGGCCGGGCGCTGAAGAAAAAGGAAAAGGACGCCATCAAGGAAGAGGTGATCGTCAGCCTGCTGCCCCGGGCCTTCAGCCGCTACCAGCAAACCTGGGCCTGGATCAACCCGGATGACGGCTTTATTGCCGTGGACGCCAGCTCCGCCAAACGCGCCGAAGATCTGCTGGCGCTGCTGCGCAAGTGCATCGGCAGCCTGCCGGTGGTGCCCCTGGCCATGACCACGCCCCCGGAGCTGACCCTGACCGACTGGCTGAAAGAAGGGGCCGCCCCCGCCGGCTTTGCGCTGGAAGACGAGGCCGAGCTGCGCTCGGCACTGGAGCACGGCGGCATTATTCGCGCCAAGCAACAGGATCTGCTGAGCGATGAAATCAGGGCCCATCTCGACGCCGACAAACTGGTCACCAAACTGGCGCTGAACTGGAGCGACACCATCAGCTTTATTCTGGGCGACGACATGAGCATCAAGCGGCTCAAGTTTTCGGAAGAGCTGCGCGAGCAGAACGACGACGTCACCAGCGAAGATCCGGCCGCCCGCTTCGACGCCGACTTCGCCCTGGTCACCGGCGAGCTGTCCCGCTTTATTCCCGAGCTGATCGAGGCCATGGGCGGCGAGGAAAGCCGGTAA
- a CDS encoding YgiW/YdeI family stress tolerance OB fold protein, whose product MRHFSFAGLLGLLWLAAGPVSAHDDHRWQRHEHGPDYRDQYYREDRRHRLPITTVAEARRLADDSRIILSGHIVRRLDDDEFLFRDGTGTIRIEMDEDDWRRLRRHRRGEILIWAEVERKKRRVKLEVERVRPAWR is encoded by the coding sequence ATGCGTCACTTTTCTTTTGCCGGCCTGCTGGGACTCTTGTGGCTGGCCGCCGGCCCCGTTTCGGCCCATGACGACCACCGCTGGCAGCGCCATGAACATGGGCCGGATTATCGCGATCAATACTACCGGGAAGACCGCCGCCATCGCCTGCCCATTACCACGGTGGCCGAGGCCCGCCGGCTGGCGGACGACAGCCGCATTATTCTTTCCGGCCATATCGTGCGCCGGCTGGATGACGACGAATTTCTGTTCCGCGACGGCACCGGCACCATCAGAATCGAAATGGACGAGGACGACTGGCGCAGACTGCGCCGCCATCGCCGGGGCGAAATCCTGATCTGGGCCGAGGTGGAGCGGAAAAAACGCCGGGTGAAACTGGAGGTAGAGCGGGTGCGGCCGGCCTGGCGGTAA